The Thermodesulfovibrionales bacterium DNA segment GAAGGACGCGTCATCGTCCACAGGGGCGTCGTATAAGGGCGGCTGATGCGGTCTGCCATTTCGATCTGACGATGTCTCATTTATGAAGAGGAGGGAGCTATATACTCCCTCCTCTTCTTATTTCCCCGTTTTTCTTTTCAGCCCTCAGTTTCTTTGACTTATCCCAAAATCTTCTGCAAGGTCTCCCTCATCGCCGCCGGGCCGTACCAGCGCATTTAGTCCAGGCCCATGCCACAGCAGTTAACGCGTTGCTGAGAAAGCCTCGAACCTCCGTTCCTCATCGGTCTTGACCGCTGCTGCGGTGCTGTCAGCTACGATTTCGCTGATGATGAGGGAAGATGCCCCATCGAGCTTCCTCAGACGCTTGAAGGAAGGGAATACCGAGACTGCGAGGAAGGCGAATCCGAAGATTTCTGCCAAAGAAGGAATCGAGAATCTCTGACCGACGACATACCCGATAACAGAACCCGAAAGAAAAGCGAGGCATGGGAGGACAAAGGCCAGGAGAAAGGCCTTGACGTGTGCGCTTCGGTCCAG contains these protein-coding regions:
- a CDS encoding SoxR reducing system RseC family protein; translation: MKPTIPETGQVIKIEGERAVVILRGGEACKGCGAGEIGLCRSSGSFSVLSVKNTVGAVAGDSVKIGLDRSAHVKAFLLAFVLPCLAFLSGSVIGYVVGQRFSIPSLAEIFGFAFLAVSVFPSFKRLRKLDGASSLIISEIVADSTAAAVKTDEERRFEAFSATR